Proteins found in one Cheilinus undulatus linkage group 9, ASM1832078v1, whole genome shotgun sequence genomic segment:
- the tigara gene encoding probable fructose-2,6-bisphosphatase TIGAR A isoform X1 has product MLRTSVLSFRSMKQLTFGVTLVRHGETQYNKEGLLQGQAIDCPLSDIGLQQAEAAGRYLKDVKFSNVFVSDMLRARQTAETIMKHNSRRSGLQMVCEPLLKEKSFGIAEGGRVQDLKDMAKAAGQSLQTFTPPEGETVEQVKERVKEFWEKMLCRIGDEHWDDRGDEEAALSAQQQTSPVDGEADDGVRGVPVHALVVTHGAYMCVAARYFVEELNCSLPQGSDKAHMFSLSPNTGLCRFLLTIRKEDDKFRLTEMCCVFANRGDHVKQ; this is encoded by the exons ATGCTTCGTACCTCCGTGCTAAGCTTCCGGAGTATGAAACAGCTAACATTTGGGGTTACCCTTGTTCGACA TGGGGAGACACAGTACAATAAGGAAGGCCTGTTACAAG GCCAGGCCATCGACTGTCCCCTGTCTGATATCGGGCTGCAGCAGGCCGAAGCTGCAGGCCGCTACCTGAAGGATGTCAAGTTCAGCAATGTGTTTGTTAGTGACATGCTGCGGGCCCGGCAG ACTGCTGAAACAATAATGAAACACAACAGTCGTCGTTCTGGTCTCCAGATGGTGTGTGAGCCTTTACTCAAAGAGAAG AGCTTTGGGATTGCAGAGGGAGGACGGGTCCAGGACTTAAAAGACATGGCCAAAGCTGCTGGTCAGTCCCTTCAGACCTTCACTCCACCTGAAGGGGAGACGGTGGAGCAG GTGAAGGAGCGGGTCAAAGAGTTTTGGGAGAAAATGCTCTGCCGAATTGGGGACGAACACTGGGATGACAGAGGGGATGAAGAAGCCGCTTTATCTGCTCAACAACAGACCTCTCCTGTTGATGGAGAAGCAGACGATGGGGTCAGGGGTGTCCCCGTCCATGCTTTGGTTGTCACACATGGTGCCTACATGTGCGTAGCTGCGCGCTACTTTGTGGAAGAGTTAAACTGCTCCTTGCCTCAGGGTTCAGACAAAGCACACATGTTCTCTTTGAGTCCAAACACGGGTCTATGCCGGTTTTTACTAACCATTAGGAAAGAGGACGACAAGTTTAGATTGACAGAAATGTGTTGCGTGTTTGCGAACAGAGGAGATCATGTTAAACAGTAA
- the tigara gene encoding probable fructose-2,6-bisphosphatase TIGAR A isoform X2, with product MLRTSVLSFRSMKQLTFGVTLVRHGETQYNKEGLLQGQAIDCPLSDIGLQQAEAAGRYLKDVKFSNVFTAETIMKHNSRRSGLQMVCEPLLKEKSFGIAEGGRVQDLKDMAKAAGQSLQTFTPPEGETVEQVKERVKEFWEKMLCRIGDEHWDDRGDEEAALSAQQQTSPVDGEADDGVRGVPVHALVVTHGAYMCVAARYFVEELNCSLPQGSDKAHMFSLSPNTGLCRFLLTIRKEDDKFRLTEMCCVFANRGDHVKQ from the exons ATGCTTCGTACCTCCGTGCTAAGCTTCCGGAGTATGAAACAGCTAACATTTGGGGTTACCCTTGTTCGACA TGGGGAGACACAGTACAATAAGGAAGGCCTGTTACAAG GCCAGGCCATCGACTGTCCCCTGTCTGATATCGGGCTGCAGCAGGCCGAAGCTGCAGGCCGCTACCTGAAGGATGTCAAGTTCAGCAATGTGTTT ACTGCTGAAACAATAATGAAACACAACAGTCGTCGTTCTGGTCTCCAGATGGTGTGTGAGCCTTTACTCAAAGAGAAG AGCTTTGGGATTGCAGAGGGAGGACGGGTCCAGGACTTAAAAGACATGGCCAAAGCTGCTGGTCAGTCCCTTCAGACCTTCACTCCACCTGAAGGGGAGACGGTGGAGCAG GTGAAGGAGCGGGTCAAAGAGTTTTGGGAGAAAATGCTCTGCCGAATTGGGGACGAACACTGGGATGACAGAGGGGATGAAGAAGCCGCTTTATCTGCTCAACAACAGACCTCTCCTGTTGATGGAGAAGCAGACGATGGGGTCAGGGGTGTCCCCGTCCATGCTTTGGTTGTCACACATGGTGCCTACATGTGCGTAGCTGCGCGCTACTTTGTGGAAGAGTTAAACTGCTCCTTGCCTCAGGGTTCAGACAAAGCACACATGTTCTCTTTGAGTCCAAACACGGGTCTATGCCGGTTTTTACTAACCATTAGGAAAGAGGACGACAAGTTTAGATTGACAGAAATGTGTTGCGTGTTTGCGAACAGAGGAGATCATGTTAAACAGTAA